From Megalobrama amblycephala isolate DHTTF-2021 linkage group LG8, ASM1881202v1, whole genome shotgun sequence, the proteins below share one genomic window:
- the stk35l gene encoding serine/threonine kinase 35, like: MDAKDRERQRTRNACKRTESASVLRSLSVDDNETMGDELDLGKHGSLERRLFAPRYSLLREVGRGSYGVVYEAVARKSGARVAVKKLRCDAPENVELALAEFWALTSLEKRHENVVQLEECVLQRNGLAQKMSHGNKRSKQYLRLVETSLKGERVLSCPDEPCYLWFVMEFCEGGDLNQFILSRQPDPCTNASFMMQLSSAVAFLHQNNIVHRDLKPDNILISQRSGAPVLKVADFGLSKVCAGLGAGVRESDEGRDKNKNGVVNINKFWLSSACGSDFYMAPEVWEGHYTAKADIFALGIIIWAMIERITFIDAESKRELLGTYVRQGSDIVPVGEALLENPKMVLSIPQRRRSHMSEALRKLLQDMLAVNPQDRPDALELHSRMGKVTCAA; this comes from the exons ATGGATGCAAAGGACAGAGAGCGGCAACGGACACGGAACGCTTGCAAAAGAACCGAAAGCGCCAGCGTCCTGCGCTCGCTCAGCGTAGACGATAATGAGACAATGGGAGACGAGTTGGACCTGGGTAAACATGGTAGTCTTGAACGGCGGCTTTTTGCACCGCGGTACAGCTTGCTTCGTGAAGTTGGCAGGGGCAGTTATGGCGTTGTGTACGAAGCAGTTGCCCGTAAATCAGGTGCGAGAGTGGCGGTGAAGAAGCTGCGCTGTGACGCGCCTGAGAATGTGGAGTTGGCGCTGGCGGAGTTTTGGGCTTTGACCAGTCTGGAGAAACGCCATGAGAATGTGGTGCAGCTGGAGGAGTGTGTGCTCCAGAGGAACGGGCTGGCCCAGAAAATGAGCCATGGCAATAAGCGTTCAAAGCAGTATTTGAGGTTGGTGGAGACCTCTTTGAAAG GTGAGCGTGTATTGTCATGCCCTGATGAGCCCTGCTACCTTTGGTTTGTAATGGAGTTCTGCGAAGGAGGAGATCTGAATCAGTTCATCCTGTCTCGTCAGCCCGATCCCTGCACCAACGCCAGCTTCATGATGCAGCTGAGCAGCGCTGTGGCATTCCTCCATCAAAATAACATTGTTCATAGAGACCTTAAACCAGATAATATCCTCATTTCACAGCGTTCTGGTGCACCCGTGTTGAAAGTGGCTGATTTTGGACTGAGCAAAGTTTGTGCTGGTCTTGGTGCCGGAGTACGGGAATCAGACGAGGGTCGGGACAAAAACAAGAACGGTGTTGTTAACATCAACAAGTTCTGGCTCTCGTCGGCATGCGGCTCGGATTTTTACATGGCACCGGAGGTGTGGGAAGGACATTACACAGCCAAAGCAGACATTTTTGCTCTGGGCATTATCATCTGGGCCATGATCGAAAGAATCACTTTCATTGACGCTGAATCGAAGAGGGAACTGCTTGGGACGTATGTGCGGCAGGGTTCTGACATTGTCCCGGTTGGGGAGGCGCTTCTGGAGAACCCAAAGATGGTGCTGAGTATTCCCCAGCGCAGGCGCTCGCACATGTCCGAGGCACTCCGGAAACTTTTGCAGGACATGCTGGCTGTCAATCCTCAGGACCGACCAGACGCACTAGAGCTGCACAGCAGAAtgggaaaggtcacgtgtgcaGCGTAA